The DNA window ACGCGTTTCCTCTTTGTGTgagtaaaatacaaataattccCCCTACTCAGTGCAGTCAGAAATCCCTGCACTATATTTCAGTTGTCTGCAATAGTctgctctttgtcttcctcAGGTATGAAAATGGTCAGGTGGGAGACGTCGACATTAACACTCAGGAAGAGAAAATCCAGAGGGAAATATTACAAGTAATGGCTTCAAAACCATGCTGAGAAAACCAGTCATACACTTCTTTACTATTTCATATCATAAACAACCACTGACTGagaatagtttatttatttatatattttgatgctgaaatatattaaattagGCATCTTCTGGTTTGACAGCATGAAACAATCCCTGATATTAAACTCAGAAGCTTTTGTTTCAGTGAAACGCACTCACTCAAGTGGAAGAAAAAAGACTGTTCTGTTATTGGGGGCAATGTTATAAATCTGGTCTGCTGCATCATGTAAAAGCTCCTCTGCCTTATGTCCTATTTTACAGTCTGTTGCACTCTCTAATCTGGGTCTGCCCAGTCTCACAACATTGTGCTACATGGGTGTATTTTGTAactgttttgtaatttttaaataaatttgtacCACTAATTTTGATCAACAGTTTGGGCTGCATTTTTACTTGTTTTCCTTCAACACGTTGCAGATACCAATTCCCTTCAAGTGAAATGTCTGTGTCGTTGGTATAATGTGTGTGTCCTACCACAAGATGGGGACATAACGGGGAGCCTTCTCAGTATTAACACACTGGGGAGAGGTAAATGAGCCGTGCTGTAAAAGTGCTCTGTTGCAAGACCTGCattgaaaatgttgtttaataAGGAGGGTCAGTTATGCTGTATCTGGGAAATATACTTCAAGTCTACCAGAGCGACTGCTACACTATCacacaacattttattattcCTCATGCTCTAGTTGTTGAACTCATTTTGAACTGTTTTGCATACAACCACAACCAAGTGGTtgtttattgtgattatttctgCAAACTAGTTTCTCTTGTAATTAACCTTTCTACAAATTCTGAAAAAGTTAGAAACACCATCACAAATACTCGAGAGATACTTGAGATTAGTGGGACCTAAGGAGGACAAAtgctaagcatcatctttgaacaagaagaagtagtttttgaaaaaaaaaaaaaaaagttgtcctcatgtcctcatatgaggagaCAGggataagcataaataaacaagttacaggcataaaatttgatgaggttttgtaccacttttgtcctgttttcTAAGCATCTGGTGGTAAGCGTCCACTtacgaggacaacaggtttaaatgaagcagaataagaagctgccacaaacctaaaacctaatgtccccatatgaggacacagggtctcaggaggttaagttcATAATTGGGTAAATGTACTTTTACATTCTCCCGTTGCAAACTCAGAGCCTTTAAAACCCCATAATTTTTGCTCTTTAACAATTGTACCTCAAATGTGTGTAAGTGGAGACGTCTAGGTGGCCATGTATTATTATAGTGTGAACACATTCCCAGCATGGGTCACAGTTGCAGTCTCCTCTcatgaacacaaaaacaaaatagagaGTTATTTCAGCACATGCGTCTGCCAGCGTTCATCTGACTGCAGCCACTGTCGAAATACGTAACTAACATTCTCTGACATAAATTGACAACATATGTAAACAGCGTAATTTGCTGTGAACAATGTCAATCCCCCTGAGGTCCACATGCTCGTGCTCATTGTTCCCGGTGAATAACATGGGGTGCGTATCGTCCCGTGAAGCAGAAGTGCACCATTATAACAGTATACTGGTTCCATATGAGCCCTGCAGCTGCCTCCTGACCCCCTCCTTTAGACGAGCTTCTTTCcccaaagagacaaaaaacaacaacagtgtttcagtctggatgtggagttatgttttttttttttcttcttctttggtcgAGGTGGTCTTGCAAATATAAGCAGCTTCGAGGCATGACTGTCCTTGTACGTGTTATTTCTTCAAAGGAGGCACAACTTGAGTAACATTTTCTGGGTCAGCCCAGCAGGCGGTGTACTGAAGGGAGGAGAACTGTGAAGTTGCTGTAATAGCCCAAAGGAAGACATTTCTCAGCACCATATGGTCCAGTGATGATAGCGTGGAGAGGAGATTGTCTTAAAACTCGTGATCTAGTGTATGTTGTAAtaattatttctaatatttccTTGTTGCATTTATCAGAGTGACACTGTTGTTTGGTCAGATGTCTATGAAATGGCCTGTTGAGAAAGTCAAGAAATAACCAAAAGtgtaattctgtaaataattatttcaaCTGCATGCCTTGTTAAATCTCCTTAACTCGTGCTAATTCATCCATATGATTCAAGCAACCACACAGTCAAATAAACCAAACGCTCAGCCCTTAAGCCTTCAACAATGCAACAActagagagtgtgacagatATTATTAAATGAGGCGAAATGTCGCATGTGCCTTTAAGAGCTCTATGTCCCACTCTACATGGATCTCTCTGAGCCTCATATGTGTTTGTTGGCATCAGCTGTCCTCAGTGCTGAATAGAGCAAGGACATCTTTTCCTTCACATCAGTGGGATTAGAGGAAGAAATGCCCCTTCATTCTGCTGGCTGTCATCTTAGTGCTCAGAAGATAAAACGGAAATGCAGCACAGAAAGGAGGACTGAGAGTAGATGAAGTGACAAGTTTGGATTACAAAGCTAAAATAATCTTCGGGTTcttaaactaaataaagaagaaacgTGCTTCAGATCAGAGAAATGCAAATAATCCAATGATGCAGACTTAGAAACAGCAATCTTTACTGTTACTTTATTGCTTTCTGAACAATGACTTAACCCAGGGGTCAGACGAAGAGTTCAAATGCTGCACACAGCACTATAATGGAACATCAGCCTACTTCATTCACTCCTTCTTCGCATTCTTCATCTCCAAAAGCTGGCCAGAGCAACTTGAGGAGAATCAGCCGCACCGAGGACAGCAGCCTCTATCCGATCCCGGGCCTTGCAGCCGACATCCTGCACATGCGAGTAAAAGACGGAAGCAAGATCCGCAATTTACTGCGATTTGCAACGGCTCGCATGCAAGGGGACGGGAGAGACAGCACCGGGACGTCACTGAGACAGGTGGTCTTCACTGGCTCAGGTAGGGCAGTCACAAAGACCATTACCTGCGTGGAGATCCTGAAACGTAAAGTGGAGGGGCTGCACCAGGTGTCCAAGCTGTACTACAAGACAGTGAAAGAGGTCTGGGAGAGTCCCCAGCAGGGAGCACCAGGCATGACCATGGATAGGACAGTTGCTGCCATCTGTATCCTTCTCTCTAAAGACCCTCTGGATCCCCACGAGCCTGGATACCAGCCCCCACAGATCCTCTGTGTTCCCACAGAGGGTGTGGAGAGACACGGAGGTCTGTTCAGGACAGCTCCCTCCTCACAGCACACGGCCAAGAGACTCTGTCTGGATGACTGGAGTGTATGTCCTCACTGAATGTAGTATTTCATGGAAAATCTTACATGAGGCTTGTTGATAGATACGTTTATTGAGTATATTAGCAGCAGGAAGCAATATGTCTATATTTTACCCTCTTTTTACTActaaattaatcaaaaatctCTTAATTTATAACCTACaatactgtacatttaatattgtaccacattcatatatatattatgatcAATATTACTGTAAATAGTTACGGTGgcacatttatattaatattatgatGGGTTGTTCTGTTACAAAATATCTGAAAAGTGCTAAAACAATAATCTGTATATAGATCTTATATCTGCTCTGTTTTCTACTTTGGGAAATAATGTATGTACATGAACAcagataataaatacataaaataaagatgtcATAGAAATGCATCAGAGGTTTCCTGTGTTGGAAAGTAtgtcaatttaaataaatgaagaaaagaggCAGTTCAAATCTGTAAAATTTTTAACTCTTGACTATCTAACAAACAGAATCAGGTGGCAACTAATTTTGAACCAAGTCGATAGATATTGTAAAAGATACGagagatatttaagttatataatcACACACAGTCCAGTTATTTCCTTATAGGGCGGTGTTGTAAAGTATTATGTTTGAGGTACAAATTACTTCCTCAACCTGTCTGTGGAGCaggacagcagagacagcagtCTGCCACTAAACAAGCTGCTCTTCCTGACTATGCCGTTGTGtaggtggtggacattgttcatgatggaccAGATTTTGTTCGAAGTCCTAGTATCTACAACTGATGTCAGGGACTCTTCCCCTTCTGTGTCACTTTGTCTAGCGTGAATGGCCTGTGTAaatctcttcctaacacaacatGGCCAAGCACCTCCTTTGATATTGCTTAGCGTGCAGAGTGCCTATTAGTGTACCTATAAGCAAGGCTATGTCACATTTTCATACACAGGATAATTCACATTTATGTATGAAAGCATTTAATTATTGGGCTTTAtaatattctaaaaaaaaactatatctTGTGAGTACGGAAAGTCAATGATAATTAATATAGTAACTTTAACTTGCCATAAAATGTCATAAACAAAAGGACTGACACTTTGCGGTTACTAAAGACAAGTCTGAACCTGTGGGTCAAGGTTAGAAAATGATATCAATGAACTGCAGTTCGCACATGCGCAGTAGGGCGGAGCGTACGTGACGGGCTAACAGGGGCTAACCGGAGCTAACAGCACtagtttcctcctcctgctgccaaATCTTGCCGGTCCGTGTTGCTGACTGTCCCGCATCATGTTCAGAGCTGCCGTCCGACTCTCGGTCTCCGGTGTCCGGAGCTTAACCCGCACGCAACCAGGGTCCCAAGGTATGTGTTTATCCTTTCATCGCATTTAGActatacatatttttatgttagGTTGAACGAGCCGGGCGGAGTTGTAACGGAAACCTAACGTGACACATTGCGGTTGCCGCACAGGCTAAGCTAACTAGGTTAGTCGATGttgctttcatttattaataCATTGTGCACagttacacattttaatgtttcagtCGGGTTCTGTATGTGTCCATTTAACTCGGCCATTACCAAGTTTCCCAGAGCGTTTGGTGCCGTTAAAACGCCCCGGTGTGTGGCTCAGCGGTGCCCGTGTCCTTGTCATGACCCGGTGTAGAGGCTTCGTCTGGGGCCCTGTGATTGTGCCGCTGATGCTACTTGCTAACATGCTACCTAGGCTGGATGACTGAAGTGCAGTGTTCAGCCAAGCAGTCTTGAGTATCTAGACAGTAGAAGGCAGTGATAATAACAGGTCTTAGATCTTAAGGTTATTTTTTGTAGCATTAGCTTTGTCTATTTTTAAGTGTAAGGAGGTTAAATAACATGATAAGTGTTACagtgttcatttaaatgatCCCCAGCTAAATTGATCAAAtgctctgacatttaaaaataacccAAGTACGTTTGACCTGAGCGTCAGAGTGTTTCAGTCTGCTACGTGCAGTTGGCAGTAGGTCATGGTAGGTAAGGTAGGTAGGTCATATCAGACTCTGGCAATCATCCAGCTGCATTACCAGACACCATTTGTCCTTTTCTACATTTCGCAGTGGAGCTATATCCTTGGCTGCACTTGTCCTTCAACATTATTCAACACTAGGCGCCACTGTAGTAACTTGTTATTACTCCTGGTGGGTTGATGATatgaaatttgtttttgttctgcagctGTCTTGGCCTCGAGGTGTTACTCTCATGGGAAGCAAGAGACGGACGAGGAGTTTGACGCCAGATGGGTCACTTATTTCAACAAGCAAGACATTGACGCATGGGAACTGAGAAAAGGTACGTCTGTCGATGACAATATTGCTAACTGGGGGACCTAAAACGAAACACTGAGGATTAACACGTCACGTTGACATTACTTCCTGGTATAAGGAAGTTGATTTCAGTTCAATGAGTATTTATCTTGAGTCAACAGCAGGGGTTTGTCAATTATTGGAGATTTGGTTTGACTTGCATTTGTAGCAAATCACTGACTGGAATTTTCTTATGGCAAGTTTGGATTAAACAAATTAGTTAATTGCTGTTGttaaacagtttaatttgtTAGATTATTCATtagaatatatttatgttttttaaaaatgcatattgtGGTACATTAACCCCTTGACATTCCTGTAATTGCTGCTTAAATGCATATGCAAGatcaatttaaagctgttcttgGACTGTAAAAAAGGTTTTGACCTCTTTGAAAGTTAAATCTCAGAATTTACAGCCAGAATCTGTGTAATCACACTGAGTAAAAGGAGTTTGAATACACcgaaaaaaaaggattttccgattttaaattttaaaataatgctaTTTTTTCTAAGGAAAGTCAAAACTGTGCCATTTGGAGACCGCTGGTAACCAATATATCATGATCGTGGGCTCTAATGAAAGGTTGCACCTACACACCTCGTGCTTTGGTGGCATAAAATGCGCCCCCTGTAACTGTACATGACTGGTCATTCTGGGAAGAAACTCTTCCCACCAACCtgcatattgttgtttttgaaaattcATTAGCTATGCAGCTATGTATACAGTTGTCTATTGGGTCAAAAGAGGTGTCAATCGAAGGTTCAGAGATCAGAGCTATTTTGAAATGGTGGTGTGGCTAATACATGCAATCCAACTGAATTTACAATGGAGAATATGGGGAACATATGCGGTTTTAACAGAGGTTCTAAACGTTGGCTGCAGTTCATATTGTGACATTATAGATCAAAGGCTTAGTGTGGACTGATTATTTTACTGGAGGACATTTACTGGACCCACGGCAATGTAACaggaccatttaccatttacatacTGCCAGGGCCAAGTTTAAATACCAATTCTATTCtgttatgtgattttttttacccAAGTTTCAGTGTAGATAAAACAAtacctttatttatatatatgtatgtatgtgtatatatatatatatatatatatatatatatacacacaccttaTTTTATGGAGGCTTCATATGCTTTAATACAACACAGTATGTTATGTCATTCAAAACAGAAACCGTGTAATCAAGCAATAAGGATATAAAACAAAAGCACTTGTCAGGGTAACGTATCAGTGTCGTCTTCCGCTATTTGATGTTTCAGAGACGTTTCAGGTCTGTGGTTTGATGCAGAGCCATAGTCAGAAGAGCCCTTTTATGGTTATGATGATGGTTAAAGCCAGTCGTGGTGATCAACGCTGTGATACCTTTCTAATAAAACTCACTCTGACTGTGGTGTAAAGGTCACTTCTGACATGAGCagcacacatttttgtttttatctagGGTGCATTCACACTAGGCAATGATGCCGTGCCCAGCCACATTTGCACCCTAAATCTGGATTCTGTGGcaagtgtgagtgcaaatgtaCCTTGCTTTCGTACGGTACATTTCCGTGGCTCGGTATGGTTAAAAGAGGTGCACTCAAGCACGTTACACTTGATCAGTGGTCACGCATACGCACAAGCGCTGTTCAGTACGTGACACGAGGAATGTAACCATGTAAGCGTGACGTATAAAGCAACCAACCATCCGTCCGCAACAACAATGGCAGCAGCAAAGGGTTCACGTTGGTCAGTGTTCGATAGAGATGTGGGCAGCAGATGGCATTCAGCAACAACGTCTGGACAAGACGCATAAAAATTGTGCTGCTGTAACCGCGTATAAATAACAGTCACTTTATGATGTCACACTACACCTATGCCCTATAACAACGTGACGTATGTGTCAACTGGCACTAGTATGAGTGTGGAAGAAGTATGAGGAAATAAGCACAACAGAGGATTTGACTCGACTTTCAGGAAAGGGAAAATTTAGAAAAGGCTCATTATCAGGCGATGTGACAGAAACCTGGGGAGATGGCTCAGTAGACAGTCCTTGTTACCTAAGTGTAGCAGGTCATGTTGGTGTCCTATATTGTGTCTATTATTGTCTATGTATCATGAGAAAACTAAAGGTTTATTATacacattttcttctcattACTTCATGATTTCCCAACCCATATGCCTCTATGGGTCCACTGACTTCTAATGGAAATATAAACCTTTGAAACATGGCTTACACATATAGTTTTTGCATTTAAGAAGTAATTTCCTAAAACTGTTGCTTGTAAGAAGTGTTTGCAAACAGAACTCTAAATGgtgaatatatgtgtgtatggTGACTATTTTTGCCCCCAGGGTGATTAGTTGGTGACCAACTCAAAATAGACTGAagaacatgtgtctgtgtggctcATGGTTCATTATGTCAGGCTGCTTTTTAGTGAGGCtgatttacttttgtttttttttggtttcctttCAGCGTATTTTACCCATCtttcaaacaacaaataaaagcttgttGTGAAGTGCATTCTTCTAAAGTGTTAATTCTGTGTTTCAGGGATGAACACATTGATCGGGTATGACCTGGTCCCGGAGCCAAAGATCCTTGAGGCTGCACTGAGAGCCTGTCGGAGATTAGATGACATGGCCAGCGCTATCCGAATTTTGGAAGCCGTCAAGGTGAGAAGAAAAGCACGTTGAGGAGTGTTGCCAGCCAGGATCTTTTTTGTTGGTAGTAAGAAATTAACGATTGACTGGGTTTTACCATTTATTTCCTCAGGACAAATCCGGCCCTCATAAAGACATCTACCCGTACGTGATCCAGGAGCTGCAGCCGGTATTGAAGGAGCTCGGTATCTCTACACCCGAAGAGCTCGGCATTGACAAAGTGTAGAAGAACAGGTACTAAAATCCTcatctattgtttttttgttgttttttttcctctcactgTTGTGTGTAATAAATGGCTAATTGTCTAAttgaaatattgtttgtttcttaCAGATCTAACCACAGTGGATACACCCAGGACATACAGCCCTTGTACTTACATGTTTTCCTTACCATGCGTGTGATATTTAATTTGGCCTTTATTAAGTTCTTTTGCTTGTAAAATATTGATGAACATAATAAAGGAGAATATATCTTTAACTGTCACAAGTATATTGGAATATTTTATTAGTTCAAGTGCATATTGAAGCAATACATCATGATAGGTTGCTTAAACTCAGAGCAGAGCATCACCAAATGGTACATGTTGTCCAGTTGTGTCCAGATCTTCTTGTAAGACTCACATTCTGCCACCAGGGAGCAGCATTTTCGCATGAATGTAAAGTTCATTCTACTGTACTCAGTCTGCAttacatctgttttcatttcagggaAACTTAACGTGATGGTAAAATAAACTTGTTCAAACTGCAACCGGTGTAATTTTATTCTGAACAAATATATGaaacattacatatatatatataattttttttttaattatttttttttcttttatcttttctttatgGACTAGGCCAGGAAACTATTTAAATATATGGCCATTTTCATATGAAAGAAAACTTCTCTAGTGTGTATCAAAAGTAAAAATTGCATGTAGTATTTTAAATCatacagattttttaaaatcagtctTAAACTGTACAACACTGTGACCCCAAATTGctgattatttttatattttcatcaaaAACACACTGGTGACATAAATTAACATGTTGTATATTTCAAGTATTCGCTCTTTTGTCCCTGTTGAGTATCTCGGTAGAAAAATGAGACAATCTAATGTGCAAAGACTTGGCCGTATTTGTACAGATGACTTGATAAAAACATGCTTCGGCTAATTGAGATTCTTTCTACATCTTAGTGGCTGTAAATTATAGGGAAACCCCTACAGCACAAATAAATCCCCTTCTAGCAGGAAAAACTGAGATGACTGTTGATACCTGTCGGCTGTATTTTTCTGCGTTTGTACATATTTAGCTGTATTTTTATGAGTCATTTTTAGGGCCGAAGacagtttttattatcatcatgcaccgatcagccactacattaaaatcactgacaggagaagtaaatatcatcgaccatcttgtgataattcaatgttcagCTGGTAAAATTTTAggcctggcatttgtgtggttgTTGCTTGGAcgtgtagcaccaacctagaccagaccagacacccccaccctcagAGGGCCCGTGTCCATactctgatgggtcacaactgtattggaggcacaaggtagacctacacaatatcaggaaggtgattttaatgttgtggctgatcggtgtatttcaCAAGAGGATTTTATAATGTCAGGTATTTGTGACCACGTAGGTCAGGTAATACAGTCATgtataatgttttaattgtctgttttgtattttaggTAATAAAAAAGTTCACATCTTGTCCGTGAGCGCTGCTTCAGGTGACTGCTGGATTGTGACTCAAATCCTAATTTAGTTTCGTCCCTGAACTCGCTCAGTCTAAACCAAGTGAGAACAAATTCTTGTCAGGATTTCTCTCACATCCCGTCATCAATCAGCTCATGTCAACAGCGTGCGCTTTGGGCTTTTAATAGATGAATGGGAGGACCTGTAGCCACTGATTCCGCTGATTCCCGTGAAAGCAGAGTAGCAATCACACGGAAAACGTTGCTTCTCAGAATAGAAACACATTGGATGTTTACCAAGGGGGAAGGTAGTGCTATTCGAGTCAGACGTCTTAGCTTCCTGGTGAGAAACCTATTTCTCCAGTTTGAACTGCTTTAATTCGTCCTTCTGTTCACAAGTAACTGCGTTGGACTGGTTCTTGGAAAGCGGCTCATATTCATTTTCAACACGCACACTACAATCACATGTTGCTGCCAGCTTAATTAACATATCTTGGAAATGTTGAATAAACACTGAACCAGATAACAGACTtgacttcatttatttacattttaaatagaagGACAAATACAGAACTgataatgacttttttttctacagccaATTAACTTTCCTGTATCTGCTGCGGCAACTAATAAAACCGCAATTAAGCCGCAGGATCGTGCgttatttttttacactgctGGTCAAGTTGCCTCCGTAAAGGTTCAAAATAACAGCAGTGGAAATGGATTCTGACTTTGGGGAGGGGTTTCCTTGTGAGGTGGGTGGGAAGTTCCACAGAGCTGCGAGCTCAAAAACACTTCACCGTCTTTACGCACGGGGCGGTCCTTTCATTCACCCAAGTTGGGGGGTGTGGGCCAAAGACAATCAAAGATGTTTGAGTTTCCATGCGCAGTGACCAGGGAGGTAGAGCGCAGAGCGTTATTACCCCTCCTCCAGGTCCAATCCCTCCGGCCTCCACACTGCGGGGGTTTTTTAAGTCACATTTGATCAAAAGAAGACTCCCGTTTCCGTTTAAAAGGAGGCACTGGCCATGCGATGCGATTTGCTTCTGCCGGAGGAAAGCAGGAAAAACTAGATAAGACCTGTTGGCGATGATGAATTACTCGAAGGCGCAAATGGTGAGTGTCGACGACTCTTTGGTGGCGCTCCCACTCGTGTTCGTTACAGTAACAAAGCAAGTGACGATTGATGTGGACGCGGGGGGCATTTGCACGTTCACGGTGGTGTTTTAAGTGTAGCTTCTGAACGTTTCAAAGGTAACACAAGGTTGAGATGTGCATTTATCGGCTGTTTAacaaaaagttcatttttttcccGTACAAGACCAAAGAAGCCAGTGAAATAACCTACTCATAAGTTCTTCCATGTTGGAGCGGCTATTAACAAATCTaggcaaatgaatgaattatgtTGAAAGATGTTTGTATAATATAACTACTTTGCTCTAGTCTGaattgatttattgtttctcTATCACTGCTTCAAACCAACACACTTTTTCCACCTTAAATGCGCCCTCAGGGGCCGCCTCAGACTGCCCTTTAAGTTTAAACTTCTCCTCAACCctaatccaaaaataaatacgCACAACTTTGTTCAGACAATACACCAGCTGTTTAAACAACAACTTCACTTTACCTCTCTGTcgaattcattttctgtttgttttctgcggaaaattaaaatgaaatcactCAATCGCACGGTTTATAGTGAAGTAGAATGTTTCAGTGTATCTCTACGTCTTTGGtgatttgtgtgcgtgttgtttcttttttttttccacagtcaaGCTTATCAGAGGAGGGAAGTTCGGCCGGCTGTCCTCAGTCCAGtcctgctggtgtgaagaagCTGGAGGCGGTgatggagcagctgcagaggcAGCAGGAAGCTAAAATGGAGATGAACCTTCAGCAGAAGCATCTCCTTCAAGCTCAGCTCCTGTTCGCTCAacaggcggcggcggcgaggGCCTCCGCCTCCAAGCTGGACTCGGCTCTGTTCGGGAAAGCGGACGCGCAGGCTTACCAGGCGGTCCAGCAAGCTCTGAGCAGCCACCTGAGCAGAATGGATccagaagaggaggacgaagacTCTGACGAGGAGGAGCGGGAGATGTTGGAGAACAATGGCGCGGAGGacgaggaagatgaagaggaagaggaggaggaggagatgaatggGTCTCATCATGAGACGAAAAAGCCTGGACTCCAGCAGGTTTCACACTTCCCCTTTCAGCCTTACCCCACGTCTCCATCAGCTGCTGTGGAGCAAATGTCTAAATCTCCACCTACAGCAGTAAAACAAGAGCATGAGGAGAAGAGCCTGATGTCTCCTGTGGGTCAACACACCTT is part of the Mugil cephalus isolate CIBA_MC_2020 chromosome 10, CIBA_Mcephalus_1.1, whole genome shotgun sequence genome and encodes:
- the rpp25a gene encoding ribonuclease P protein subunit p25a — translated: MEHQPTSFTPSSHSSSPKAGQSNLRRISRTEDSSLYPIPGLAADILHMRVKDGSKIRNLLRFATARMQGDGRDSTGTSLRQVVFTGSGRAVTKTITCVEILKRKVEGLHQVSKLYYKTVKEVWESPQQGAPGMTMDRTVAAICILLSKDPLDPHEPGYQPPQILCVPTEGVERHGGLFRTAPSSQHTAKRLCLDDWSVCPH
- the LOC125015509 gene encoding cytochrome c oxidase subunit 5A, mitochondrial yields the protein MFRAAVRLSVSGVRSLTRTQPGSQAVLASRCYSHGKQETDEEFDARWVTYFNKQDIDAWELRKGMNTLIGYDLVPEPKILEAALRACRRLDDMASAIRILEAVKDKSGPHKDIYPYVIQELQPVLKELGISTPEELGIDKV